From a region of the Salvelinus alpinus chromosome 2, SLU_Salpinus.1, whole genome shotgun sequence genome:
- the LOC139548584 gene encoding zinc finger protein ZFP2-like: protein MSSLNTPPPAKEEVVCLTEKEGLWLNVVVKQEKEEEDVTVKQEVEDEAVTVKEEEKDAFRVKEEEDVTVKEEEEKEEEAVFGVKKEKEGEITVILTEESGDLITTRERPNSDSRKSSSEETDPETPNQHHCSHCGKSFRWSGSLKMHERTHTGEMPYHCSHCGRSFRLSRILKTHERIHTGEKPYLCSHCGRSFRWSRYLKMHERTHTGETAYHCSHCGKSFRLSRSLKTHERIHTGEKPYHCSHCGKSFRLSRSLKTHERTHTGETPYHCSHCGKSFGLSRYLKMHERIHTGEKPYHCSHCGKGFRLSGSLKTHERIHTGETLYHCSHCGKSFRWSRSLKTHERIHTGEMPYHCSHCGKSFRWSGSLKTHERIHTGETPYHCSHCGKSFRWSRSLKTHERIHTGEMPYHCSHCGKSFRWSGTLKKHERTHTGEKPFQHTNTQEETTYHCSHCGKTFSQSEDLKTHERIERLCSDLCF from the exons ATGAGCTCACTAAATACCCCccctcctgctaaagaagaggtGGTCTGCTTGACGGAGAAAGAAGGTCTGTGGCTGAACGTTGTCGTGAAACAGGaaaaggaagaagaggatgtgacagtaaaacaagaagtagaggatgaggcagttacagtgaaagaagaagagaaagacgcattcagagtgaaagaggaagaggatgttacagtgaaagaagaggaagagaaagaggaggaggcagtttttggagtgaagaaggagaaagagggagagataacgGTCATATTGACAGAGGAGTCAGGAGATCTGATTACCacca GAGAGAGACCAAACTCTGACAGCAGGAAGAGTTCCTCAGAGGAAACAGACCCAGAGACGCCTAACcaacaccactgctcccactgtggaaagagttttaggtggtcaggGAGCCTGAAAATGCATGAGAGAACACATACAGGAGAAATGCCGTATCACTGTTCCCACTGTGGAAGGAGTTTTAGGTTGTCAAGGATtctgaaaacgcatgagagaatacatacaggagaaAAGCCCTACCTCTGTTCTCACTGTGGAAGGAGTTTTAGGTGGTCAAGGTATCTGAAAAtgcatgagagaacacacacaggagaaacggcgtatcactgttctcactgtggaaagagttttaggttgtcaaggagtctgaaaacgcatgagagaatacacacaggagaaaagccgtatcactgttctcactgtggaaagagttttaggttgtcaaggagtctgaaaacgcatgagagaacacacacaggagaaacgccgtatcactgttctcactgtggaaagagttttgggTTGTCAAGGTATCTGAAaatgcatgagagaatacacacaggagaaaagccgtatcactgttctcactgtggaaagggttttaggttgtcagggagtctgaaaacgcatgagagaatacacacaggagaaacgctgtatcactgttctcactgtggaaagagttttaggtggtcacggagtctgaaaacgcatgagagaatacatacaggagaaATGCCCTACCACtgttcccactgtggaaagagttttaggtggtcagggagtctgaaaacgcatgagagaatacacacaggagaaacgccgtatcactgttctcactgtggaaagagttttaggtggtcacggagtctgaaaacgcatgagagaatacatacaggagaaATGCCCTACCACtgttcccactgtggaaagagttttaggtggtcagggactctgaaaaagcatgagagaacacacacaggagagaagcctttccaacatactaatacacaggaggagacaacataccactgctctcattgtggaaagacattttcccagtcagaggacctgaaaacacatgagagaatagagaggctgTGTTCTGACTTATGTTTCTGA